In Corynebacterium matruchotii, a single genomic region encodes these proteins:
- a CDS encoding acyl-CoA thioester hydrolase/BAAT C-terminal domain-containing protein: MTGNYLRGFYYPAHGTARPGTIVVFGGSEGSNNNDAARALQHQGYNVLGLYFFGQPGQQAELVKVPLDFFQEALDWLKQHQHQGPLTVLGVSKGAELVANLAVRYPEIDNIVVFTPSAYTYQGLGDYRNGASSSFTWKGEPVPYVPLRMPLRTTIRSILALPVSYRETYELSLAEAPDREAARIKIEEFAGRGLLFAGDQDAMWQGEAAVRELSERNKNLEAVVYPNAGHVFTEDATKLGNSWKTMLGGTVEGNREATLQSRTLLKERLAAWHAK, translated from the coding sequence GTGACAGGCAACTACTTACGCGGGTTCTACTACCCGGCTCATGGCACAGCCCGCCCAGGAACCATAGTGGTATTCGGCGGTTCGGAGGGCAGCAATAATAATGATGCGGCCCGCGCACTCCAGCACCAAGGATATAACGTCTTGGGGTTGTATTTCTTCGGCCAACCGGGCCAACAGGCAGAATTAGTGAAGGTACCGCTTGACTTTTTCCAGGAGGCATTAGACTGGCTGAAGCAGCATCAACACCAGGGTCCGCTGACGGTATTGGGGGTGTCGAAGGGCGCCGAACTGGTGGCAAACCTGGCGGTTCGCTACCCAGAGATCGACAATATCGTGGTGTTTACCCCTTCGGCCTACACCTATCAGGGGTTGGGCGACTATCGCAATGGGGCGTCATCGAGTTTCACATGGAAGGGCGAGCCGGTACCTTATGTGCCGCTGCGCATGCCGCTTCGCACCACGATCCGTTCCATCCTGGCCCTGCCGGTGTCGTATCGGGAAACCTATGAGCTTTCGCTCGCCGAGGCACCCGATCGGGAGGCTGCTCGGATTAAGATTGAGGAGTTTGCTGGTCGGGGCCTATTGTTTGCGGGTGACCAGGATGCCATGTGGCAGGGGGAAGCGGCGGTGCGGGAGCTGAGCGAGCGCAATAAAAACCTGGAGGCTGTGGTCTACCCAAACGCCGGCCACGTGTTTACCGAGGACGCTACCAAGCTGGGGAATTCGTGGAAAACCATGCTGGGGGGAACAGTGGAAGGCAACCGGGAGGCGACGCTGCAATCCCGAACGCTGCTGAAGGAGCGCTTAGCCGCCTGGCACGCCAAGTAG
- a CDS encoding alpha/beta fold hydrolase, whose product MNTRRLSALLMTLSAMGVIPIVRGVKIIKQSYKQLERYQVKTADLSYGRMTYVDQGSGETLLALHGIFGGYDQGYELGVNCGFPGRVIAPSRFGYLGSDVSGQGTPKEQARALVELLDYSGVDKTFVIGGSAGGTHAIRLALDFPERVKGVILYSSRMPLPKRPTKPMQYKYMGPPKFICNDIAMYLLSPVVAMMTSTPLHSVMSILPIEKRKAGAYIDSVISNPDMAKNFDDYRIESLTVPVLIFSAMDDRLIKFTDVEKVIRRFPNKVFVPFENGGHLIVGHDVEIHNTVNEFIARYR is encoded by the coding sequence ATGAATACCAGGCGGTTAAGCGCATTATTGATGACATTATCCGCTATGGGAGTAATTCCGATAGTAAGGGGTGTAAAAATAATTAAACAAAGTTATAAACAATTGGAACGTTATCAGGTGAAAACCGCTGATTTGAGTTACGGCAGAATGACGTACGTGGATCAGGGGAGCGGGGAAACCCTCCTGGCGTTGCACGGGATCTTTGGTGGTTACGATCAAGGCTATGAGCTTGGGGTGAACTGCGGTTTTCCCGGTAGGGTCATCGCCCCATCGCGGTTTGGGTATCTGGGCAGCGATGTGTCGGGGCAGGGGACACCTAAGGAACAGGCCCGGGCATTGGTGGAATTATTGGACTATTCCGGTGTGGATAAAACCTTCGTGATAGGCGGCTCCGCAGGTGGCACACACGCTATCCGTTTGGCATTGGACTTTCCTGAGCGGGTGAAAGGCGTGATCCTTTATAGTTCGAGAATGCCGCTGCCGAAACGTCCGACAAAACCAATGCAATATAAATACATGGGTCCCCCAAAATTCATCTGTAACGATATTGCTATGTATTTACTGAGCCCGGTGGTGGCAATGATGACTTCCACACCATTGCACTCGGTTATGTCGATACTTCCCATCGAAAAACGGAAGGCGGGCGCCTATATTGATTCGGTAATTAGTAACCCGGATATGGCCAAAAATTTTGATGATTATCGGATTGAATCCCTCACGGTTCCAGTCCTCATTTTCAGCGCTATGGATGATAGGCTAATTAAATTCACAGATGTGGAAAAGGTGATTCGTAGGTTTCCTAATAAGGTGTTTGTTCCCTTTGAAAATGGGGGGCATTTAATCGTTGGTCATGATGTGGAAATCCATAATACTGTCAATGAATTTATTGCCAGATATCGGTGA
- the ftsY gene encoding signal recognition particle-docking protein FtsY, giving the protein MNAETVEDRSAKKPVETDEVQPAKKPAAEDEPEKEEVAKAPQPEEQPEPSKPGRQKRNKPQKRQKQRGKKQQSRAAAQEKPEEAVAADEASEKPQKSDSDTTKDHKEEPAPQNAQSDRDEQTKDVADTELEGSFEKLDEFHELVEELPDSEEIPVVEQAEPEDVDKQDALEAAAAASAVVEAADKARAETPAPTEKPKPADAEPKPQDTIEPAVGRIGKLRGRLSKSQNVFGRSVLGMLSAGDLDDDAWEDIETQLIQADLGVKITTNVVDELREMIAERGVSSEDEARAMLRECLIAACKPELDRSIKAMPYNGKPAVVLIVGVNGTGKTTTTGKLARVLVSMGHKVLLGAADTFRAAAADQLEAWGRRVGATTVRGAEAADPASVAFDAVSKGVETHADVVLIDTAGRLHNSTNLMDQLRKVKRVVEKKAVVDEVLLVLDATTGQNGLVQAKTFGDVVNITGVVLTKLDGTAKGGIVFQVQEDLGVPVKLVGLGEGADDLAPFEVEGFVDALLG; this is encoded by the coding sequence ATGAACGCTGAAACCGTTGAGGATCGGTCGGCGAAAAAGCCTGTGGAAACCGACGAGGTTCAGCCAGCGAAGAAGCCTGCGGCAGAGGACGAGCCGGAGAAGGAAGAGGTAGCGAAGGCACCCCAGCCGGAAGAACAGCCGGAGCCGTCGAAACCGGGTCGGCAAAAGCGGAACAAGCCACAGAAACGCCAGAAGCAGCGCGGGAAGAAACAACAATCACGTGCCGCCGCCCAGGAAAAACCGGAAGAGGCTGTGGCCGCCGACGAGGCTTCGGAGAAACCGCAAAAATCCGACAGTGACACCACCAAAGACCATAAGGAAGAACCCGCACCCCAGAACGCCCAAAGCGATCGTGACGAGCAGACCAAAGACGTGGCAGACACGGAGCTTGAGGGCTCGTTTGAAAAACTCGATGAGTTCCACGAGCTTGTCGAGGAATTGCCGGATTCCGAAGAAATCCCGGTGGTGGAACAAGCCGAGCCGGAGGACGTCGACAAGCAGGATGCGCTAGAGGCTGCCGCCGCCGCGTCCGCGGTCGTCGAGGCCGCCGACAAGGCCCGCGCGGAAACCCCCGCACCCACGGAGAAGCCAAAACCCGCCGATGCCGAGCCGAAACCGCAGGACACGATCGAACCCGCGGTGGGGCGCATCGGTAAGTTGCGTGGTCGACTGTCGAAATCGCAAAACGTGTTTGGCCGATCGGTGCTGGGCATGCTGTCTGCCGGCGATCTCGACGACGATGCGTGGGAAGATATCGAAACGCAACTCATCCAAGCCGACCTTGGTGTGAAAATCACCACAAATGTTGTGGATGAGCTGCGGGAAATGATTGCTGAACGCGGCGTGTCGAGCGAGGACGAAGCCCGCGCCATGCTGCGGGAATGCCTGATTGCAGCCTGCAAGCCCGAACTGGATCGCTCGATCAAGGCCATGCCTTACAATGGCAAACCCGCGGTCGTTCTCATCGTGGGAGTCAACGGCACTGGGAAAACCACCACCACTGGTAAGCTCGCCCGCGTCCTGGTGTCCATGGGACATAAGGTGCTGCTCGGGGCGGCCGACACCTTCCGTGCCGCCGCCGCCGATCAGCTGGAGGCTTGGGGGCGTCGCGTTGGCGCCACCACCGTCCGCGGTGCCGAGGCCGCCGACCCCGCATCCGTTGCGTTTGACGCCGTGAGCAAGGGGGTGGAAACCCACGCCGACGTGGTCCTCATCGACACCGCCGGCCGGCTCCACAATTCCACCAACCTCATGGACCAATTACGCAAGGTCAAGCGGGTTGTTGAGAAAAAAGCCGTGGTGGATGAGGTACTTCTCGTCCTCGACGCCACCACCGGCCAAAACGGTTTGGTGCAGGCAAAAACCTTCGGCGACGTGGTCAATATCACCGGTGTGGTGCTCACCAAACTCGACGGCACGGCCAAGGGCGGCATCGTGTTCCAGGTGCAGGAAGACCTCGGAGTACCGGTGAAACTCGTGGGTCTGGGCGAAGGCGCCGACGATCTCGCACCCTTCGAAGTGGAAGGATTCGTGGACGCCCTACTGGGATAG
- a CDS encoding P-II family nitrogen regulator: protein MKLVTAIVKPFTLSDIKDALEQVGVHAMTVTEAQGFGQQKGHNEVYRGAEYAIDFVPKLKIEIVVDDPIVEDTIAAIVEAAYTGKIGDGKVWVTEIQELVRVRTGERGVAAI, encoded by the coding sequence ATGAAACTTGTGACCGCAATCGTTAAACCTTTCACACTCAGCGACATCAAGGATGCGTTAGAACAAGTGGGCGTGCACGCCATGACCGTGACCGAGGCCCAAGGTTTCGGGCAGCAAAAGGGGCACAACGAGGTGTACCGTGGGGCGGAATACGCCATTGATTTTGTTCCCAAGCTTAAGATCGAAATCGTTGTGGACGACCCCATTGTGGAGGACACCATCGCAGCCATTGTGGAAGCCGCCTACACCGGAAAAATCGGCGACGGTAAAGTATGGGTGACAGAAATCCAGGAGCTAGTACGGGTTCGTACTGGTGAGCGGGGTGTGGCCGCCATTTAA
- the rnz gene encoding ribonuclease Z produces the protein MCLTFLGTGSGTPTRTRNTAATIYARPDRSEFWLFDCGEATQHQMLRHGINMNKVSRVFITHMHGDHTFGLPGFISSRAFRTPGDPLTIYGPPGIAEFVSVTLNTSASHIRYPLEVVELDHAGEVPLGRDDTVTVRYTTLDHGVQSYAYRITEADQPGELQVDKLIDHGVQPGPCYGQLKRGEDITLDNGTVLRSADFVGPPQSGPDIVLFGDTRFVPGHADFAAGADLMVHEATYGPEYPDKAQKYFHSTTTQAAELARQAGVKKLVLTHFSARYDTDEKLAELLAGAQAIFPHTVLAADGATIGL, from the coding sequence ATGTGCTTGACGTTTTTGGGTACCGGCTCCGGCACCCCAACTCGTACCCGCAATACCGCGGCCACGATCTACGCCCGACCTGACCGTAGCGAATTCTGGCTTTTCGACTGCGGCGAGGCTACCCAACACCAAATGCTTCGCCACGGCATCAACATGAATAAAGTCAGCCGGGTCTTTATCACCCATATGCATGGCGACCACACATTCGGGCTGCCGGGTTTCATCTCCAGCCGGGCGTTCCGCACCCCGGGGGATCCGCTCACGATCTACGGGCCGCCCGGCATTGCAGAATTCGTGTCAGTCACCCTGAACACCTCGGCGTCGCATATTCGCTATCCCCTGGAGGTGGTGGAGCTCGACCACGCCGGGGAAGTCCCCCTGGGTCGGGATGATACCGTCACCGTACGCTACACCACGCTTGACCATGGCGTACAGTCGTACGCCTACCGCATCACCGAGGCCGACCAGCCAGGGGAGTTGCAGGTGGATAAGCTCATCGACCATGGGGTTCAGCCCGGGCCCTGCTATGGGCAGCTGAAACGCGGCGAAGACATCACCCTCGACAACGGCACGGTGCTCCGTAGCGCCGACTTTGTGGGCCCACCCCAATCCGGCCCCGATATTGTGCTCTTCGGCGACACTCGGTTCGTGCCCGGCCACGCCGACTTTGCCGCTGGCGCCGACCTCATGGTGCACGAAGCCACCTACGGTCCCGAATATCCCGATAAAGCACAGAAATATTTTCACTCCACCACCACGCAGGCCGCCGAACTTGCCCGCCAGGCTGGGGTGAAAAAACTCGTGCTCACCCATTTCAGCGCCCGCTACGACACCGATGAGAAGCTTGCCGAACTGCTGGCCGGCGCCCAAGCAATCTTCCCCCACACCGTTCTCGCCGCCGACGGCGCAACCATAGGCCTGTAA
- a CDS encoding [protein-PII] uridylyltransferase, producing MPQPAADIRRTAFRRATELVAALHLPHGTALAATGSYARRELTAHSDLDLLLICPPDQALDSAVKHQVENLWYPIWDAKIRLDYAVRTPEECANIIADNAVAGLSLLDLTHVAGNPSLTEQTRKLVLRTWRIALSRNFDNIIDIAIARWRRSGPVVSMTHPDLKHGRGGLRDHELLTALAFGNLCDAPDLTDQRTLLLDTRTMLHQHARRSRDVLDPEFAADIAIDLGFRDRYALSRAIAEAARAIDDALTSGLTTARNLLRPTTPTSLKPERRRPLDIDVVDAGGSVSLSRNPNLTDPALLLRVAAASARTGLPIHPATWSRLAALPPMPDRWPAAAASDFLALLSSPHHTARVITELDNHGLWSPLVPAWDNIRGLIPREPIHTQTIDQHCLQVTQNCAAHHVAAARPDLLYLAALFHDIGKGQGVPHAELGATRVAVMAATLRLNHHDASVVTTLVRHHTLIPNLVAHRDVESDDAVTELLDAVGYDLLTVELMRVLVQADALATGTWTPTLRAGTAILCDRARARLTGSQPRPPRLDFPHDFTSRAGLPLDLIPGPEANNATVRWVGHYLRESIRVLALIAAKGWNINSAEFIVEPDHTRARFTVYNTLGTGFDQAEFAQAYKSGVYSALPDTTPTIAATTATFWFGNILEIRTTDRQAALGTLMEVLPELHWLTMSNPGATMIVQCSLRPGFDRAAVERDVTRVLTTS from the coding sequence ATGCCGCAACCTGCCGCGGATATTCGTCGCACAGCTTTTCGACGCGCCACCGAACTGGTGGCGGCCCTTCACCTCCCGCATGGCACCGCCCTGGCCGCCACCGGATCCTACGCCCGCCGGGAATTAACCGCCCACTCCGACCTGGACCTGCTCCTCATCTGCCCACCCGATCAAGCCTTGGATAGCGCGGTGAAACACCAGGTGGAGAATCTGTGGTATCCCATTTGGGACGCCAAGATTCGCCTCGACTATGCCGTGCGCACCCCGGAGGAATGCGCCAACATCATTGCCGACAACGCCGTCGCCGGCCTGTCGCTGCTGGACCTCACGCACGTTGCCGGCAACCCCAGCCTCACCGAGCAGACTCGAAAACTCGTGCTACGCACCTGGCGGATAGCCCTGTCCCGCAACTTCGATAACATCATCGACATCGCCATCGCCCGGTGGCGGCGCTCCGGGCCGGTCGTCAGCATGACCCACCCCGACCTGAAACACGGCCGGGGCGGTCTCCGGGATCATGAGCTCCTCACCGCCCTCGCATTCGGAAACCTGTGCGACGCCCCCGACCTCACCGACCAGCGCACCCTCCTGCTTGATACCCGCACCATGCTCCACCAGCATGCCCGCAGATCTCGGGATGTTCTCGACCCGGAATTTGCCGCCGATATCGCCATTGACCTTGGGTTCCGCGATCGATACGCGCTCTCCCGCGCTATCGCCGAAGCCGCCCGTGCCATTGACGACGCCCTCACCAGCGGGCTCACCACCGCCCGAAATCTCCTCCGGCCCACCACCCCAACGAGTCTAAAACCCGAGCGACGCCGCCCCCTCGACATTGATGTTGTCGATGCCGGCGGCAGCGTCTCACTATCCCGCAACCCCAACCTCACCGACCCCGCCCTCCTGCTGCGCGTCGCGGCGGCCAGCGCCCGCACCGGATTGCCCATCCACCCCGCCACCTGGTCCCGCCTGGCCGCCCTACCGCCCATGCCCGACCGCTGGCCTGCGGCCGCGGCCAGCGATTTCCTCGCCCTCCTTTCCTCCCCACACCACACCGCCCGGGTCATTACCGAACTCGACAACCATGGACTATGGTCCCCCCTCGTCCCCGCCTGGGACAACATTCGCGGCCTCATCCCGCGCGAACCTATCCACACCCAAACCATCGACCAGCACTGCCTCCAAGTCACCCAAAACTGTGCTGCCCACCATGTTGCCGCCGCCCGACCCGACCTGCTCTACCTGGCCGCCCTCTTCCACGACATAGGCAAAGGACAAGGCGTCCCCCACGCCGAACTCGGCGCCACCCGCGTTGCCGTCATGGCCGCGACCCTCAGGCTGAACCATCATGACGCATCCGTGGTCACCACCCTGGTCCGCCACCACACCCTCATCCCCAACCTCGTGGCTCACCGGGACGTCGAATCCGACGACGCGGTCACCGAACTGCTCGACGCCGTGGGCTACGACCTGCTCACCGTCGAACTCATGCGAGTCCTCGTCCAGGCCGACGCCCTCGCTACCGGCACCTGGACCCCCACCCTCCGGGCCGGGACCGCCATACTGTGCGACCGGGCCCGCGCCCGACTCACCGGCAGTCAACCCCGACCGCCACGTCTCGACTTTCCCCACGACTTTACTTCCCGCGCCGGGTTGCCCCTCGACCTCATCCCCGGGCCCGAAGCCAATAACGCTACCGTCCGGTGGGTGGGACACTACCTGCGTGAAAGTATTCGCGTCCTGGCCCTCATAGCGGCTAAGGGTTGGAATATTAATTCCGCCGAATTCATTGTTGAACCCGATCACACCCGGGCCCGATTCACGGTGTACAACACGTTGGGAACCGGTTTCGATCAGGCAGAATTCGCCCAAGCGTATAAGTCCGGGGTTTACTCTGCCCTCCCGGACACCACCCCCACCATCGCCGCCACCACCGCCACCTTTTGGTTTGGCAATATCCTGGAAATCCGCACCACCGACCGGCAGGCCGCCTTGGGTACACTCATGGAAGTGTTACCGGAACTCCACTGGCTTACCATGAGCAACCCCGGGGCAACCATGATCGTGCAATGCAGTCTTCGCCCCGGCTTCGACCGGGCGGCCGTGGAACGTGACGTGACCCGAGTGCTGACAACCAGCTAG
- the ffh gene encoding signal recognition particle protein, with the protein MFESLSDRLSAALSGLRSKGKVTEADVNTVSREIRLALLEADVSLPVVRGFIKRIKERALGVEVSKALNPAEQVIKIVNEELTTILGGETRRMNVSKKPPTVIMLAGLQGAGKTTLAGKLAYSLKEQGHTPILVACDLQRPGAVQQLQIVGERAGVPTFAPDPGTSLDTLEHEMGTSHGDPVAVARAGVAEARQKKHDYVIVDTAGRLGIDETLMTQARNIRDAIQPDEVFFVIDAMIGQDAVTTAEAFRDGVDFTGVVLTKLDGDARGGAALSIREVTGKPIMFASTGEKMTDFDVFHPDRMANRILGMGDVLTLIEQAEKSLDQEQALETASKLSTGELTLEDFLNQMLMIRKMGPIANLLKMLPGGSQMSAMADMIDEKQLDRVQAIIRGMTPLERNNPKILNASRRRRIANGSGVTVTEVNQLIERFFEAKKMMGQMANQMGLGGGRSATKKKPKGRKGKNGKRRPPKQSRGGGMPNMGGMPGMGGGMPSMAELQKMQEQLGGGGMPPMPKGLEGVDLNNLDFSQVDKKKKRPR; encoded by the coding sequence GTGTTCGAATCCCTGTCCGATCGCCTCAGTGCCGCCTTATCTGGACTCCGGTCGAAAGGCAAGGTTACTGAAGCCGATGTGAATACGGTTTCCCGGGAAATCCGGTTAGCGCTGCTCGAAGCCGACGTCTCCCTGCCCGTTGTCCGCGGCTTTATTAAACGCATTAAAGAACGCGCCCTCGGCGTGGAGGTTTCTAAGGCACTCAACCCGGCCGAACAGGTCATCAAAATCGTCAACGAAGAGCTCACCACCATTCTTGGTGGCGAAACCCGGCGCATGAATGTGTCCAAAAAACCGCCGACAGTCATCATGCTTGCCGGCCTGCAAGGCGCGGGTAAAACCACCCTCGCCGGCAAACTGGCCTACTCGCTGAAGGAACAAGGGCACACCCCCATCCTGGTGGCCTGCGACCTGCAGCGCCCTGGCGCGGTCCAACAGTTGCAGATCGTTGGTGAGCGCGCGGGCGTGCCGACCTTCGCCCCGGATCCGGGAACCTCGCTGGACACCCTGGAGCACGAGATGGGCACCTCCCATGGGGATCCGGTCGCGGTTGCTAGGGCAGGCGTTGCGGAGGCCCGCCAGAAAAAACACGACTACGTTATTGTGGACACCGCCGGTCGGTTGGGTATTGATGAAACCCTCATGACCCAGGCCCGGAATATTCGGGATGCCATTCAGCCGGATGAGGTGTTTTTCGTCATTGACGCCATGATCGGCCAGGATGCGGTGACCACCGCCGAGGCGTTCCGTGATGGTGTGGATTTCACCGGTGTGGTATTGACCAAGCTTGACGGTGATGCCCGTGGTGGTGCCGCGTTGTCGATCCGGGAGGTGACCGGTAAGCCCATCATGTTCGCCTCTACCGGCGAAAAGATGACCGATTTTGATGTGTTCCACCCGGATCGGATGGCGAACCGGATTTTAGGTATGGGGGATGTGCTTACCCTGATTGAGCAGGCGGAGAAGTCCCTCGACCAGGAGCAGGCGTTAGAGACCGCGTCGAAGCTGTCCACCGGTGAGCTCACCCTGGAGGATTTCCTGAATCAGATGTTGATGATTCGGAAGATGGGGCCCATCGCTAACCTGCTGAAGATGCTGCCGGGGGGTTCGCAAATGTCTGCGATGGCGGACATGATAGATGAGAAGCAGTTGGATCGGGTGCAGGCGATTATTCGGGGCATGACGCCGCTGGAGCGCAACAATCCGAAGATTTTGAATGCGTCGCGTCGGCGGCGGATCGCTAACGGTTCCGGGGTGACGGTGACGGAGGTCAACCAACTCATCGAACGGTTCTTCGAGGCGAAGAAGATGATGGGGCAGATGGCGAACCAGATGGGTCTCGGCGGTGGCCGGAGCGCCACGAAGAAGAAGCCCAAGGGCCGGAAGGGTAAGAACGGTAAGCGTCGGCCCCCAAAGCAGTCCCGGGGCGGCGGTATGCCGAACATGGGGGGCATGCCGGGCATGGGTGGTGGCATGCCAAGCATGGCGGAGTTGCAGAAAATGCAGGAACAGCTTGGTGGCGGCGGTATGCCCCCGATGCCCAAGGGGCTTGAGGGCGTTGACTTAAATAATCTCGATTTCAGCCAGGTGGATAAGAAGAAGAAACGGCCACGTTAG